The Natronomonas salsuginis genome includes a region encoding these proteins:
- a CDS encoding GDP-mannose 4,6-dehydratase, translating into MHVLVTGGAGFIGGHLAEGFLADGLDVTVLDMMDPFYDLGIKEHTRDVHRELAAKRGVDYSFVEGDVRDADLVDELVADADYVYHQAAKAGVRPSVEAPREYDEVNVDGTLNLLDAARKTDIERFVMASSSSVYGGREEYVPFSETDPTLPVSPYGASKLAAERYDADAEHTHADTTKAQALLGYDPEHTIREGVAKFIAWYRENREWYEPLVLAS; encoded by the coding sequence ATGCACGTTCTCGTTACCGGTGGGGCAGGGTTCATCGGCGGCCATCTCGCGGAGGGGTTCCTGGCGGACGGTCTCGACGTGACCGTCCTCGATATGATGGATCCGTTCTACGATCTCGGTATCAAAGAACACACCAGAGACGTCCACCGCGAACTGGCGGCCAAGCGAGGCGTCGACTATTCGTTCGTCGAGGGCGACGTTCGCGACGCCGACCTCGTCGACGAGCTCGTCGCCGACGCCGACTACGTCTATCATCAGGCGGCGAAGGCGGGCGTCCGCCCGAGCGTCGAAGCGCCGCGCGAGTACGACGAGGTGAACGTCGACGGCACGTTGAACCTCCTCGACGCCGCCCGCAAGACGGACATCGAGCGGTTCGTGATGGCCTCCTCGTCCTCCGTCTACGGCGGCCGCGAGGAGTACGTCCCGTTCTCCGAAACCGACCCGACACTGCCCGTCTCGCCGTACGGGGCGTCGAAACTCGCCGCCGAGCGCTACGACGCCGACGCCGAGCACACCCACGCCGACACGACGAAGGCACAGGCGCTATTGGGATACGATCCAGAGCACACGATCCGTGAGGGCGTGGCGAAGTTCATCGCGTGGTATCGCGAGAACCGCGAGTGGTACGAGCCGCTCGTGTTGGCGTCCTGA
- a CDS encoding DUF3194 domain-containing protein has translation MTNAGASESEPTDEAVVEAASDAAEGVVLSRYKQSEVTDLDVTVRFEDGILEVDVYLNAPDDPDPEAVVREAVEAAETAVDELFGR, from the coding sequence GTGACAAACGCGGGTGCGTCCGAATCGGAGCCGACCGACGAGGCGGTCGTCGAGGCCGCCTCCGACGCGGCCGAGGGGGTCGTCCTCTCGCGGTACAAACAGTCCGAGGTGACGGATCTCGACGTGACCGTCCGGTTCGAAGACGGGATACTCGAGGTCGATGTGTACCTCAACGCGCCCGACGACCCCGATCCCGAGGCGGTCGTTCGGGAGGCCGTCGAAGCGGCCGAGACGGCCGTCGACGAACTGTTCGGGCGCTGA
- a CDS encoding prefoldin subunit beta — protein sequence MQGNLPPEAQEKIEELQDLQETAQQVAQQKQQAESQLQSSKTALETLDGIEGETEMYREVGELLIETDYDEAHEDLEDKVDSLEIRVETLKKQEDRVRTQFESLQEELQQMLQGGAGGPGGGPMGPGGPGAGGA from the coding sequence ATGCAAGGCAATCTTCCCCCGGAGGCCCAAGAGAAGATCGAGGAGCTCCAGGATCTTCAGGAGACAGCACAGCAGGTCGCCCAGCAGAAACAGCAGGCCGAGAGCCAACTGCAGTCGTCGAAGACGGCGCTCGAAACGCTCGACGGCATCGAAGGCGAGACCGAGATGTACCGCGAGGTCGGCGAACTCCTCATCGAGACCGACTACGACGAGGCCCACGAGGACCTCGAAGACAAAGTCGACAGCCTCGAGATCCGCGTCGAGACGCTGAAGAAACAGGAAGATCGCGTCCGAACGCAGTTCGAGAGCCTCCAAGAGGAGCTCCAGCAGATGCTGCAGGGCGGTGCGGGCGGCCCCGGCGGCGGACCGATGGGACCGGGCGGCCCCGGCGCGGGCGGCGCGTAG
- a CDS encoding ubiquitin-like small modifier protein 1: MELELRFFATFRAAVGQKVIEREFDAGTTVGEVLAAIESEFPEVAGDILDDEGGIKPQLSVLKNGREVIHIEGTETVMEDGDTLSVFPPVAGG; the protein is encoded by the coding sequence ATCGAGCTCGAGTTGCGGTTTTTCGCCACGTTCAGAGCCGCGGTTGGCCAGAAAGTCATCGAACGGGAGTTCGACGCGGGGACGACCGTCGGCGAGGTGCTCGCGGCGATCGAATCGGAGTTTCCCGAGGTCGCGGGCGACATCCTCGACGACGAGGGGGGAATCAAACCGCAGCTGAGCGTCCTGAAGAACGGGCGGGAAGTGATCCACATCGAGGGAACCGAGACGGTCATGGAGGACGGCGACACGCTGAGCGTCTTCCCGCCCGTCGCGGGAGGGTAG
- the arcS gene encoding archaeosine synthase subunit alpha: MTEYFEVHGRDGAARRGEVRLADPLSTPALVDAVVEDAGSRWHEEQPMPAGDEATLTILPHRALPPGTEAPVEEAFAVEYPDVEFPSAAVVSPGTAADHGADAYVLSNAGGYAGHAEAFVDAVRSVREAVPDDTALYVPGVATPANVATLAYAGCDLFDEKHARARGLEGFYLTGDGEAFLEDLDELPCACPACQRSVEAFDRGDCAEHNANALRAELARVRRRIADGRLRDYVEGQARHEVWLTATFRLLDQQYGYVEERTPVFRRNELLAATDDSLRRPEIQRFAERVTSRYRRRLDAPLVLVPCSARKPYSESQSHEQFSRAIGYRGHIVSMTSPIGVVPNELETTYPAQHYDSVVTGEWTATEIEFVATVLEAYLERADYDRHIAHVPGEGYREICERVEDSLGVEFEYTVADHPTTDESLAALDSALEGESSYYKSEREAATVRAIADFQFGDGAGDAVFGPDVTTEGIYPKLRVRDGDGDHLATMVPQYGTLSLTAAGARAWIDSDAPTKRVEIDGFVPSGSVLAPGITAADEAIRPGDEVVFEGPKAFGVGRATCHGRAMVESTRGIAVDVRHCRER; the protein is encoded by the coding sequence ATGACCGAGTATTTCGAGGTGCACGGCCGCGACGGCGCCGCCCGTCGCGGAGAAGTGCGACTCGCCGACCCGCTCTCGACGCCGGCGCTCGTCGACGCGGTCGTCGAGGACGCGGGCAGTCGCTGGCACGAGGAACAGCCGATGCCAGCGGGCGACGAGGCGACGCTGACGATCCTACCGCACCGAGCGCTGCCGCCGGGCACCGAAGCGCCGGTCGAGGAGGCCTTCGCCGTCGAGTATCCCGACGTCGAGTTCCCGAGCGCCGCGGTCGTCTCGCCGGGCACCGCGGCCGACCACGGCGCGGACGCGTACGTGCTGTCGAACGCCGGCGGGTACGCGGGTCACGCCGAGGCGTTCGTCGACGCCGTGCGCTCGGTTCGCGAGGCCGTCCCGGACGACACCGCGCTGTACGTCCCCGGCGTCGCGACGCCGGCGAACGTCGCCACGCTCGCGTATGCGGGCTGTGACCTTTTCGACGAGAAACACGCCAGGGCGCGGGGACTTGAGGGATTTTACCTCACCGGCGACGGCGAAGCGTTCCTCGAGGATCTCGACGAGTTGCCGTGTGCGTGTCCGGCCTGCCAGCGGTCAGTCGAGGCGTTCGACCGCGGCGACTGCGCCGAGCACAACGCGAACGCCCTCCGCGCCGAACTCGCCCGCGTCCGTCGCCGGATCGCCGATGGCCGCCTCCGTGATTACGTCGAGGGGCAGGCCCGCCACGAGGTGTGGCTGACGGCGACGTTCCGCCTGCTCGATCAGCAGTACGGCTACGTCGAGGAGCGAACCCCCGTCTTCCGGCGCAACGAGCTGCTGGCGGCGACCGACGACTCGCTCCGCCGACCGGAGATCCAGCGCTTCGCCGAGCGGGTGACGAGCCGGTATCGCCGCCGCCTCGACGCGCCGCTCGTGTTGGTGCCGTGTTCGGCGCGAAAACCCTACAGCGAATCGCAGAGCCACGAGCAGTTCAGCCGCGCGATCGGCTATCGGGGCCACATCGTCTCGATGACCTCGCCGATCGGCGTCGTGCCGAACGAGCTCGAAACGACGTACCCGGCCCAACACTACGACAGCGTCGTGACCGGCGAGTGGACGGCGACCGAGATCGAGTTCGTCGCCACCGTCTTGGAAGCGTACCTCGAACGCGCCGACTACGACCGCCACATCGCGCACGTCCCCGGCGAGGGCTACCGCGAAATTTGCGAGCGCGTCGAGGACTCCCTCGGCGTCGAGTTCGAGTACACCGTCGCCGACCATCCGACGACCGACGAGTCGCTCGCGGCGCTCGATTCGGCGCTTGAGGGCGAGTCGAGCTACTACAAGAGCGAGCGCGAGGCCGCGACGGTGCGGGCGATCGCGGACTTCCAGTTCGGCGACGGTGCGGGCGATGCAGTGTTCGGCCCCGACGTGACGACCGAGGGGATCTACCCGAAACTGCGGGTCCGCGACGGCGACGGCGACCACCTGGCGACGATGGTTCCGCAGTACGGCACGCTCTCGTTGACGGCCGCCGGGGCGCGGGCGTGGATCGACAGCGACGCGCCGACGAAACGCGTCGAGATCGACGGGTTCGTCCCCAGCGGGAGCGTCCTCGCGCCGGGGATCACCGCCGCCGACGAGGCAATTCGACCGGGCGACGAGGTCGTCTTCGAGGGGCCGAAGGCGTTCGGCGTCGGCCGGGCGACCTGTCACGGGCGGGCGATGGTCGAGTCGACCCGCGGGATCGCGGTCGACGTGCGCCACTGTAGGGAGCGCTGA
- a CDS encoding coenzyme F420-0:L-glutamate ligase, translating into MKTRAVSGLPEIHAGDDLAALIDDRFDFEEGDVLCLASTVVSKAEGRKADFSAFPPSERAESIAERLESITGESKDPRFAQAVIEESEELLTDAPFLLAVTRFGHITVNAGIDRSNVPDADLLLLPEDPSASAERLSEALGVPVVVTDTSGRPFRYGQRGVAVGWAGIPASRDWRGEFDRDGRELGVTVQSVVDELAGAANLVAGEGNDGTPAVVVRDWAFGDHAGSEELFRREEDDIVREALRNWEFDG; encoded by the coding sequence ATGAAGACGCGCGCGGTTTCGGGACTGCCGGAGATACACGCGGGTGACGACCTCGCGGCGCTCATCGACGACCGGTTCGACTTCGAGGAGGGCGACGTGCTCTGTCTCGCGAGCACCGTCGTCTCGAAAGCCGAGGGACGAAAGGCCGATTTCTCGGCGTTTCCGCCATCAGAACGGGCCGAATCGATCGCCGAGCGGCTCGAATCCATCACGGGCGAGTCGAAGGACCCCCGCTTCGCACAGGCGGTCATCGAGGAGAGCGAGGAACTGCTCACCGACGCCCCCTTCCTGCTCGCGGTGACGCGGTTCGGGCATATCACGGTCAACGCGGGGATCGATCGCTCGAACGTCCCCGACGCGGACCTCCTCCTGTTGCCGGAGGATCCGAGCGCGTCGGCGGAACGGCTCTCGGAGGCGCTCGGCGTCCCGGTCGTCGTGACCGACACGTCGGGGCGGCCCTTCCGATACGGCCAGCGCGGCGTCGCCGTCGGCTGGGCCGGCATTCCGGCCTCGCGCGACTGGCGCGGCGAGTTCGACCGCGACGGCCGCGAACTCGGGGTGACCGTCCAGTCGGTCGTCGACGAACTCGCCGGCGCGGCGAACCTCGTCGCAGGCGAAGGGAACGACGGGACGCCCGCCGTCGTCGTTCGCGACTGGGCGTTCGGCGACCACGCCGGCAGCGAAGAACTGTTTCGCCGCGAGGAGGACGACATCGTCCGCGAGGCGCTCCGCAACTGGGAGTTCGACGGATGA
- a CDS encoding 5,10-methylenetetrahydromethanopterin reductase — MIGIELTPEHPVRRIADLGERAEANGFDTAFCSSHYNNRDPLLALDRIARRTDSIRVGPGVANPYETHPVTLASRVATLQEASGGRAVFGIGAGDRSTLENLGYDHDRPLRRVLEAFKVAEDLFAGERVDHDGTFRAHDAGLNFDVEGSIPIYVGAQGPHMIRMAAKHADGVLLNGSHPRDFAWAAEQVEAGLDERPDERGAFDFAAYASVSVARDGDAAREAARPPVAFIAAGAAPPVLDRHGIDRERAETIGTHISAGEFEAAFGAVTEEMTEAFCIAGTPEEVTERIDAVLRHADSFVAGSPLGPDLDEAIRLAGSALRHRSDRA; from the coding sequence ATGATCGGGATCGAACTCACCCCCGAACACCCCGTGCGCCGCATCGCCGACCTCGGCGAGCGCGCCGAGGCCAACGGGTTCGACACCGCCTTTTGCTCGTCGCACTACAACAACCGCGACCCCTTGCTCGCGCTGGATCGCATCGCTCGACGGACCGATTCGATCCGCGTCGGCCCCGGCGTCGCGAACCCCTATGAGACGCACCCCGTGACGCTCGCCTCGCGCGTTGCGACGCTGCAGGAAGCCTCGGGCGGTCGCGCCGTCTTCGGGATCGGCGCGGGCGACCGATCGACGCTCGAGAACCTCGGCTACGACCACGACCGCCCGCTCCGCCGCGTGTTGGAGGCGTTCAAAGTCGCCGAGGACCTCTTCGCGGGCGAGCGCGTCGATCACGACGGGACGTTCCGCGCGCACGACGCGGGGCTCAACTTCGACGTCGAGGGGTCGATCCCGATCTACGTCGGCGCGCAGGGGCCGCACATGATTCGGATGGCCGCGAAACACGCCGATGGCGTCCTGTTGAACGGCTCACACCCCCGCGATTTCGCGTGGGCGGCCGAACAGGTCGAGGCCGGCCTCGACGAGCGCCCCGACGAACGCGGCGCGTTCGACTTCGCCGCCTACGCCTCGGTTTCTGTCGCCCGAGACGGGGACGCCGCGAGGGAGGCCGCCCGTCCGCCCGTCGCCTTCATCGCCGCCGGGGCGGCCCCGCCGGTGTTGGACCGCCACGGGATCGACCGCGAGCGAGCCGAGACGATCGGGACGCACATCTCCGCGGGGGAGTTCGAAGCCGCGTTCGGCGCGGTGACCGAGGAGATGACCGAGGCGTTCTGCATCGCGGGAACGCCGGAGGAAGTGACCGAACGCATCGACGCCGTCCTGAGACACGCCGACAGTTTCGTCGCCGGCTCGCCGCTGGGGCCGGACCTCGACGAGGCGATCAGGCTGGCTGGTTCGGCTCTTCGGCACCGGTCAGACCGCGCTTGA
- a CDS encoding DUF7573 domain-containing protein, producing the protein MKDASIDDFLDGGERDGEDDERDANGREVGGEGADGHASTGDEGADASDEATGRDGGDDPRHSVEPATSTYAWSPDGPVCADCGDAVDRRWRDGDRLVCAECKAW; encoded by the coding sequence ATGAAGGACGCCTCGATAGACGACTTTCTCGACGGGGGCGAACGCGACGGCGAGGACGACGAGCGGGATGCGAACGGGCGTGAGGTCGGCGGCGAGGGGGCGGACGGGCACGCGAGCACGGGAGACGAGGGAGCGGATGCGAGCGACGAAGCGACCGGACGCGACGGCGGCGACGATCCGAGGCACTCGGTCGAGCCGGCGACCTCGACGTACGCGTGGTCGCCCGACGGGCCCGTCTGCGCCGACTGTGGGGACGCCGTCGACCGCCGCTGGCGCGACGGCGATCGGCTCGTCTGCGCGGAGTGTAAGGCGTGGTAG
- the hisG gene encoding ATP phosphoribosyltransferase, producing MRIAVPNKGRLHDPALKLLERAGLHVQDGADRKLYANTVDPDVSVLFARAADIPEYVSDGAAALGITGLDQATESDVELVDLLDLEFGSCRLVLASPEEGGVTSPEELSGGTVATEFPTITRNYFEEIGVSPEIVEVSGATELTPHVDIADAIVDITSTGTTLRMNRLSIVDEVLGSSVRLFADPAVADDPKIAQIKTAFRSVLDADGKRYVMMNVPEDALDDVKEQIPGMGGPTVMDIAGGDGVAVHVVVDEREVFEVIPDLKAAGATDILVTEIERLVP from the coding sequence ATGCGTATCGCCGTGCCCAACAAGGGGCGTCTCCACGACCCGGCGCTGAAACTGCTCGAACGCGCCGGTCTCCACGTACAGGACGGTGCCGACCGGAAGCTCTACGCGAACACCGTCGACCCCGACGTGTCGGTGCTGTTCGCCCGCGCCGCCGACATTCCCGAGTACGTCAGTGACGGCGCGGCGGCGCTCGGAATTACGGGGCTCGATCAGGCGACCGAGTCAGATGTCGAGTTAGTCGACCTCCTCGACCTCGAGTTCGGGAGCTGTCGGCTCGTCCTCGCCTCCCCCGAAGAGGGCGGCGTCACCTCGCCCGAGGAGCTCTCGGGCGGCACCGTCGCCACCGAGTTCCCGACGATCACCCGGAACTACTTCGAGGAGATCGGCGTCTCCCCGGAGATCGTCGAGGTCTCGGGCGCGACCGAACTGACGCCGCACGTCGATATCGCCGACGCGATCGTCGATATCACCTCGACTGGGACGACGCTGCGGATGAACCGCCTCTCGATCGTCGACGAGGTGCTCGGATCGTCGGTCCGGCTGTTCGCCGATCCGGCGGTCGCCGACGATCCGAAGATCGCACAGATCAAGACGGCGTTCCGGTCGGTCCTCGACGCCGATGGCAAGCGATACGTGATGATGAACGTCCCCGAAGACGCCCTCGACGACGTGAAAGAACAGATCCCCGGGATGGGCGGCCCGACCGTGATGGACATCGCCGGCGGGGACGGGGTCGCCGTCCACGTCGTCGTCGACGAACGCGAGGTGTTCGAGGTGATCCCCGATCTCAAGGCCGCCGGGGCGACGGATATCCTCGTGACCGAGATCGAGCGACTGGTGCCCTGA